A genomic region of Salinibacter pepae contains the following coding sequences:
- the yidD gene encoding membrane protein insertion efficiency factor YidD: MNNLSSSMRRALSLLARLPRLLLIGLVRLYQLVLSPHLGRTCRFHPTCSAYAIQAFREYGALKGLVLAIHRLLRCHPWGGHGYDPPRWFGEEHPAADGRPKATEERQ; encoded by the coding sequence ATGAACAACCTTTCTTCCTCAATGCGCCGCGCCCTTTCCCTCCTGGCCCGCCTCCCGCGCCTGCTCTTGATTGGGCTGGTGCGCCTGTACCAGCTCGTGCTCTCCCCGCACCTGGGGCGCACCTGCCGCTTTCACCCGACGTGCTCGGCCTATGCGATCCAGGCGTTTCGGGAGTACGGCGCGCTGAAGGGCCTCGTGCTCGCCATCCACCGGCTTCTTCGCTGCCACCCGTGGGGCGGACACGGCTACGACCCCCCGCGGTGGTTCGGAGAGGAGCATCCGGCCGCGGACGGCCGACCGAAGGCCACAGAAGAGCGGCAATGA
- the hemB gene encoding porphobilinogen synthase, giving the protein MSSSSDYEIPIRPRRLRSTKNIRRMARETRLSTDDLIAPLFVMAGDNQREEVPSMPDTYRHTIDRLVDHAETLHALGIPAVALFPALPDHLKTPDAEHALDPDHLYPNAIRALKDAVPDLMVITDTALDPYNSDGHDGIVRDGHIDNDATIQVMREMAVLHAEAGADIIAPSDMMDGRVGALRAALDDAGHADAAILSYTAKYSSNYYGPFRDALDSAPEDRAEAPSTDIPENKDTYQMDPANGEEAVRELMLDLDEGADMVMVKPALPYLDVIHRVHQHSDVPVAAYNVSGEYAMIKAAAQNGWLDEKKCALEALTGIRRAGADVILTYFAEEVARWLEE; this is encoded by the coding sequence ATGAGTTCTTCTTCCGACTACGAGATCCCCATCCGACCGAGGCGACTCCGATCGACGAAAAACATCCGCCGCATGGCGCGGGAGACGCGGCTGTCGACGGACGACCTCATTGCGCCCCTATTTGTGATGGCGGGGGACAATCAGCGGGAAGAAGTCCCGTCGATGCCGGACACGTACCGTCACACGATCGACCGGCTCGTCGACCACGCAGAGACGCTGCATGCCCTCGGCATTCCGGCGGTGGCCCTGTTCCCGGCCCTCCCCGATCATCTGAAGACGCCGGACGCGGAGCACGCCCTCGACCCCGATCACCTCTACCCAAACGCGATCCGGGCCCTCAAGGACGCCGTGCCGGACCTGATGGTCATCACCGACACGGCCCTCGATCCCTACAACAGCGACGGGCACGACGGGATCGTGCGCGACGGCCACATCGACAACGACGCGACCATTCAGGTGATGCGTGAAATGGCGGTGCTCCACGCCGAGGCCGGGGCCGACATCATCGCCCCCTCCGACATGATGGACGGGCGCGTGGGCGCCCTCCGCGCCGCCCTCGACGACGCCGGCCACGCCGACGCCGCGATCCTGTCCTACACCGCCAAGTACTCGTCGAACTACTACGGCCCGTTCCGCGACGCCCTCGACTCGGCGCCGGAGGACAGGGCGGAGGCCCCGAGCACGGACATTCCTGAGAACAAGGACACCTACCAGATGGACCCGGCCAACGGCGAGGAGGCCGTCCGCGAGCTCATGCTCGACCTCGACGAAGGGGCCGACATGGTGATGGTGAAGCCCGCGCTTCCCTATCTCGATGTCATCCACCGCGTACATCAGCACAGCGACGTGCCGGTCGCCGCGTACAACGTGAGCGGCGAGTACGCCATGATCAAGGCCGCCGCCCAGAACGGCTGGCTCGACGAAAAGAAGTGCGCACTAGAGGCCCTCACCGGCATCCGCCGCGCCGGGGCCGACGTCATTCTGACCTACTTCGCGGAGGAGGTGGCCCGCTGGCTGGAAGAATGA
- the cysS gene encoding cysteine--tRNA ligase, which translates to MPSPTFRLYNTLTHETEPVEPIEEEHLRFYSCGPTVYMYAHIGNFRSFLTADLIRRTAEAIGWDVTNVSNITDVGHLTQDDLVDPGGEDKMQRALEREGERFANIYDLARHYTEAFLEDWGALNLREPEVRPRATEHVTDQLEAVIELVEKEHAYTTDQGVYFSVESVEDYGHLSGNTEAQQLQATERDVVEDPDKRDPRDFALWKHDPQHLMHWHSPWGWGYPGWHIECSVMGMQYLGDRFDLHTGGEDLIFPHHECEIAQNQSLAGHQVVNYWVHTRFLQVEGEKMSKSKGNFYTVRDLIAPGPDDDHVPDSVREQGGVDPLALRYALMQGQYRKPFNFTLDTLHTAARHVRRYQDAADRVDAALAADADGPDELGGRLGPIYDRTLKAMCDDLNTPAATAAALEGVKAIEQTDRLNGATAQSARNWLDRTNALLGVVEPEADQHTDAGSENGLAPAHLSDSIDTLLEDREAARADGEYARADAIRDTLEALGIEVMDRPEGTEWRRTVELE; encoded by the coding sequence ATGCCGTCGCCCACGTTCCGCCTCTACAACACGCTGACGCACGAGACCGAGCCGGTCGAGCCAATCGAGGAGGAGCACCTCCGCTTCTACAGTTGTGGGCCCACGGTGTACATGTACGCCCACATCGGCAACTTCCGGTCGTTTCTGACGGCCGACCTCATCCGGCGCACCGCCGAGGCAATCGGGTGGGACGTGACCAACGTGAGCAACATCACGGACGTCGGGCACCTCACGCAGGACGATCTCGTGGACCCGGGGGGCGAGGACAAGATGCAACGGGCCCTGGAGCGGGAAGGCGAGCGCTTCGCCAACATCTACGACCTGGCGCGCCACTACACGGAGGCGTTTCTGGAGGACTGGGGCGCGCTGAACCTGCGCGAGCCGGAGGTGCGCCCCCGCGCCACCGAGCACGTCACGGACCAGCTGGAGGCCGTCATCGAGCTCGTCGAGAAGGAGCACGCCTACACGACCGATCAGGGCGTCTACTTTTCCGTCGAGAGCGTCGAGGACTACGGGCACCTCAGCGGCAACACGGAGGCCCAACAGCTACAGGCCACCGAGCGCGACGTGGTGGAGGACCCTGACAAGCGCGACCCGCGCGACTTTGCCCTGTGGAAGCACGACCCGCAGCACCTCATGCACTGGCACAGCCCCTGGGGCTGGGGCTACCCCGGCTGGCACATCGAGTGCTCGGTAATGGGCATGCAGTACCTCGGCGACCGCTTCGACCTCCACACCGGCGGCGAGGACCTGATCTTTCCACACCACGAGTGTGAGATTGCCCAGAACCAATCCCTCGCCGGGCACCAGGTTGTCAACTACTGGGTGCACACCCGCTTCCTGCAGGTGGAGGGCGAGAAGATGTCGAAGTCGAAGGGCAATTTCTACACCGTCCGCGACCTCATCGCCCCCGGCCCGGACGACGACCACGTTCCGGACTCGGTTCGGGAGCAGGGGGGCGTCGATCCACTGGCCCTCCGCTACGCCCTAATGCAGGGCCAATACCGCAAGCCGTTCAACTTTACCCTCGATACCCTCCACACGGCGGCCCGCCACGTTCGCCGGTACCAGGACGCAGCGGACCGCGTCGACGCGGCCCTGGCGGCGGACGCCGACGGCCCTGACGAATTGGGCGGCCGGCTCGGCCCCATCTACGACCGCACCCTTAAGGCGATGTGCGACGACCTCAACACCCCCGCCGCCACGGCCGCCGCCCTGGAGGGCGTGAAGGCCATCGAGCAGACGGATCGCCTCAATGGGGCGACGGCCCAAAGCGCCCGCAATTGGCTCGACCGCACGAATGCGCTCCTCGGCGTCGTCGAGCCCGAGGCGGACCAGCACACCGACGCGGGCTCCGAAAACGGGTTGGCCCCCGCTCACCTCTCCGACTCCATCGATACCCTTCTGGAGGACCGGGAGGCCGCACGCGCCGACGGGGAATACGCCCGCGCCGACGCCATCCGCGACACGCTGGAGGCGCTGGGCATCGAGGTCATGGACCGCCCAGAGGGCACGGAATGGCGCCGAACGGTAGAGCTGGAATGA
- a CDS encoding transcriptional regulator, translating to MRDSGSDVPFERLAELDKLIHEPARLSILTALSSCGQADFTFLQRLTGLTRGNLSSHLSRLEEAGLVDVDKSFADKTPVTTVSLSENGRRTIAHYWDDLQALRDAADRWGADDMDATE from the coding sequence ATGCGTGATTCGGGCTCCGACGTGCCGTTTGAGCGTCTCGCCGAACTGGACAAGCTCATCCACGAGCCCGCGCGGCTGTCAATCCTCACGGCCCTGTCGTCGTGCGGGCAGGCCGACTTCACGTTCCTACAGCGCCTGACGGGCCTCACGCGGGGCAACCTCTCAAGCCACCTGTCGCGGCTCGAAGAGGCGGGCCTGGTGGACGTGGACAAGTCGTTTGCGGACAAGACGCCCGTGACGACCGTGTCGCTGAGCGAGAATGGCCGTCGCACGATCGCCCACTACTGGGACGACCTGCAGGCGCTCCGCGACGCGGCCGATCGGTGGGGCGCCGACGATATGGACGCCACGGAATGA
- the hisI gene encoding phosphoribosyl-AMP cyclohydrolase: MSDPLLDAADFTDDGLIPAIVQDAETDQVLMMAYMTADTLQETLDTGRMVYWSRSRQERWVKGQTSGHTQTVEEARLDCDGDTLLFRVHQEGGACHTGFQSCFHRRAAADGWTTDGEKVFDPDAVYE, translated from the coding sequence ATGAGCGACCCGCTTCTCGACGCTGCCGACTTCACCGACGACGGCCTGATCCCCGCGATCGTGCAGGACGCCGAGACCGACCAGGTGCTCATGATGGCGTACATGACGGCCGACACCCTTCAGGAAACCCTCGACACCGGCCGGATGGTGTACTGGAGCCGCTCGCGACAAGAGCGATGGGTGAAGGGGCAGACGAGTGGCCACACCCAGACGGTCGAAGAGGCCCGCCTCGACTGCGACGGCGACACGTTGCTCTTTCGGGTACACCAGGAGGGCGGGGCCTGTCACACCGGCTTCCAGTCGTGCTTTCACCGCCGCGCCGCCGCCGACGGGTGGACGACCGATGGCGAGAAGGTGTTCGATCCGGACGCGGTGTACGAGTAG
- a CDS encoding sodium/proline symporter: MSIGLSLTFGLYLLVLVGIGIYFFLRTETRRLTDYMLAGRDVGTWPLALSEVASVASGWTFFAWVGVGFTTGLHGLWFSMAMLVVVLFLYRYVAPTFRRQSEALDSQTVVDHLALVFRDSPWGPWIRWTATLAVVVFMASYIGAQIIAVGEAMETGLGLNYSVSVGAGGLAVALYTALGGFDASVWTDFVQGLLVILAALALPLVAIAEIGGWGAFVTAVRAADPTLLSMTAGQTGTALALSVGSWLAFALGALGQPHGLMRFQAIRSERLLSRASVIALAFQALRLTVPLFIGMAGRVLYGSMNDPESAAMEMMVQLFPDWFAGLLLAGIIGAVLSTSDSMMLVTAADLTRLYETQLADRVLPARMIRLGRGIVGVMALLGVGLAYWRPGTIFDIIEFAFVGLGATLGLPLAFLVLWPRTTGAGVFAAVAAGLGSAIGNLYLSPATFPILVWPITLTALLGASYATAPSSPVTASSS, encoded by the coding sequence ATGTCAATCGGCCTCTCACTGACGTTCGGGCTCTACCTCCTCGTCCTCGTAGGGATCGGGATCTACTTCTTCCTCCGCACCGAAACCCGGCGCCTCACCGACTACATGCTCGCGGGCCGTGACGTGGGCACCTGGCCCCTGGCCCTCTCGGAGGTGGCCTCGGTGGCGAGCGGCTGGACGTTTTTCGCGTGGGTCGGGGTCGGGTTCACCACAGGCCTCCACGGGCTCTGGTTCTCGATGGCGATGCTCGTGGTCGTTCTCTTCTTGTACCGCTACGTGGCCCCGACCTTTCGGCGACAGTCGGAGGCGCTCGACAGCCAGACGGTGGTCGACCACCTGGCGCTCGTCTTCCGCGACTCCCCGTGGGGCCCGTGGATCCGGTGGACGGCCACGCTCGCGGTGGTGGTGTTCATGGCGTCGTACATCGGCGCGCAGATCATCGCGGTGGGGGAGGCCATGGAGACGGGCCTCGGCCTCAACTATTCAGTGTCGGTGGGGGCTGGGGGCCTGGCCGTCGCCCTCTACACGGCGCTCGGCGGCTTCGACGCGTCGGTCTGGACCGACTTCGTGCAGGGGCTGCTCGTGATTCTGGCGGCCCTCGCGCTCCCGCTCGTCGCCATCGCGGAAATTGGGGGCTGGGGCGCGTTCGTGACGGCGGTGCGGGCCGCGGACCCGACGCTCCTGTCGATGACGGCGGGGCAGACCGGCACCGCCCTCGCGCTCTCGGTTGGCTCCTGGCTGGCGTTCGCCCTCGGCGCCCTCGGCCAGCCGCACGGACTCATGCGGTTCCAGGCCATCCGGTCCGAGCGCCTGCTGAGCCGTGCCTCGGTCATCGCGCTGGCCTTTCAGGCCCTCCGCCTCACGGTCCCGCTCTTCATCGGGATGGCGGGCCGGGTGCTCTACGGCTCAATGAACGACCCCGAGTCGGCGGCGATGGAGATGATGGTGCAACTCTTCCCCGACTGGTTCGCGGGCTTGCTGCTGGCCGGCATCATCGGGGCCGTCCTGTCCACCTCCGACTCGATGATGCTCGTCACCGCGGCGGACCTGACCCGCCTCTACGAGACGCAACTCGCCGACCGCGTGCTCCCGGCCCGCATGATCCGCCTCGGACGTGGAATCGTGGGCGTGATGGCCCTGCTCGGGGTCGGCCTGGCCTACTGGCGGCCCGGGACGATCTTCGACATTATTGAGTTCGCCTTCGTGGGCCTCGGGGCGACGCTCGGGCTGCCCCTCGCCTTTCTGGTCTTGTGGCCGCGCACGACGGGGGCCGGCGTGTTCGCGGCCGTGGCCGCGGGCCTGGGGAGCGCCATCGGCAACCTGTACCTCTCGCCCGCCACGTTTCCCATCCTGGTGTGGCCCATCACCCTGACGGCCTTGCTGGGCGCGAGCTACGCCACCGCCCCCTCGTCGCCCGTAACGGCTTCGTCGTCGTAG